The Gigantopelta aegis isolate Gae_Host chromosome 9, Gae_host_genome, whole genome shotgun sequence genomic sequence CATTTTACCTAGGAATCATGGGGATGAGTTACTAGAGGCGTGTTCAGGAGGGCCAACAATCGCGGTAGCTCGCTATACTGATTGTGAGAAGACGATGGATGGTATCAATAAAATCGTTCGCGAATGCTCGGCTTTCTGAACAGGCCACAGCTTAAAGGTGTACAAAAACCAAagagataataataatgataatgataataactaACTTTTAAAGGTGAAATTTGTCGTCCCAAAACATTGCTATTTTGTTCTCCAGATGCTAGAAAATcgcgttaccccccccccccccccatccctccaACAACTGTGGGAAGCATGCCACTGCACACCCTTAAATTGCTCATTCCCCCAAACACATTTCAAATATGTTCCCACGGGCTTAAAGGATTAAAGAATGCATTTTACACTCGTTTGAATTAATCAAACGTAATGTACTCTAGCTTTTCAATGACGTCATAGTAACCCTCTTTGATGAGTGCATGCATAAGGATGTTGTAGCCATATTCGCCGGAATGGAACACCTTTCTGGTGAAGATCTCCGCACGTTGTCGTCTGGTTTTACCTTCGTTGACCTCTTCGAGATCATCCAGGTCAAAAGCGCCGGTTTGGAAAAAGAATTCTGCTAACCTCTTGCCGTCAATGGAGTCCAAGAGGAAGGTGTAGTTTTCACGGACTCGTCTGTAGTGTTCCTTGGGCAGTTTACCTGTAACATAGAGCATTATTACAGCCGAAACAACACCGGTTTATACTGCCAATAACTGAAGTGGGTAAATAGAGTAGAGCATTATTACAGCCGAAACAACACCGCTTTATACTGCCAATAACTGAAGTGGGTAAATAGAGTAGAGCATTATTACAGCCGAAACAACACCGCTTTATACTGCCAATAACTGAAGTGGGTAAATAGAGTAGAGCATTATTACAGCCGAAACAACACCGCTTTATACTGCCAATAACTGAAGTGGGTAAATAGAGTAGAGCATTATTACAGCCGAAACAACACCGCTTTATACTGCCAATAACTGAAGTGGGTAAATAGAGTAGAGCATTATTACAGCCGAAACAACACCGCTTTATACTGCCAATAACTGAAGTGGGTAAATAGAGTAGAGCATTCTCTTCAACCCTTGCTGCTAGGACCACAACCATTGGAACTAGCGAGAGGCACCTTATTATCTTCGCTCACTTGGAAGTTGTTCTTCTTGGCACCGACGTGTCTCAAAAAGCTTTTTTACTGTAAAAGTAACACACGTGACATTGTTTTGTACCACCACCCCTGAAAAAGGCACGGTTtgcattaaatgttaaaatataatgtgGAGCTATTTATAGTTTTGGAGACTGATATTTAGTCCATTGTTGAACACTACTAATTTGATTTAATTGCTAATAGTTGTTTTACAATCTTTACAATGTAGGATTTTTTCACGTGCACTCAAGATAACGTTAAGTAGCTGAAATAGTGGGCAACAGGTTACATAGATGAATTATGCAGTACGGTTTAGGTATTTGGGTACTTTAGCCTTGGCTGAAATACTAGGTAACAGCTTACATAGATGAATTATGCAGTACGGTTTAGATATCTGGGGCCATTGTCCttgcaaaataacaataaaccacAATCAGAAAGTATGTTTTGGGTTTTCACCCTGAGGTTGATGTTTTCGTGGAACTACCCTGAAGTCAAAGCTCCCCAACCTTGGAATGGTCAGACTGTACtgggtaatacatgtataatttagaaaaaaaggttttgagGTCTATTTTCCCATGATCTAGTCCTAACTTAATTACTGAACCTTATTTTATAGTACACATTGAAATTATAAGGAATtcaattttgtaattttcaatGCAAATACAATAAGCACAATGATTCAAATAGTCCCGAACTGATAAATATCAACAGTTGCTTCAAACATCCACgctatttatttattgagaAATTTGCTTTAACAATTCAGTTAAAACTTACCAGCCGATTTTCCAAACGCATCAGCTAGACACGGAAGGACGAGGGCCGTCACAAAAGCTAAACGAAAGAAGAAACCATACACTACATACACACGTTACACAGTCTGACGTAACAaacttatatataatttatatcgtTCATCAAACACAGACATTGCTAAACGAAAGAAGAAGGCGGCTTTTGGGAAATTACTGGTCAacgttttaataaaaacaaattcattttgTGCTTACATGCAACTCGGGTTTAATTACGCTATCCTTGTCAAAACAATGAGCCGTTAAAACGGCACTGGGAAGCGAGCCCAGTATATATCGGCCGATAACTTAACCACTTCACCAACCAGGCCGATAACGTAACCACTTCGCCACCGAGGGCGATAACTTAACCACTTCGCCATCGAGGGCGATAACTTAACCACttcgccaccgaggccgataacAAACCATCTGTGATAGTATACCTTTTATTTTCAGAAGCTTCTTCTTATGTGCATCATCTGGCATGCAGTCTGAAAAAGAATTGAGTGGAGTAACAACAACTGTTTCTATATATGGGACAGTATGGAGTGCCCAGATATTTTTCACTTGTGCTATAACAATGGAATAATTGCggaaattaaaaaccaaataattATAATCGCCTTCAGATTAACTCAGCACTccacagtgaaacattttcaaatgtAAATGCTTATTTTCATGATCAGTCGAAACGTTCCCAGTCCTAGCACATCTAAACATTTCGACAGGATTATTTGTACATTGGTGTAAACGATActtattaagaaaacaaatacaaataaaaaaccgACTGTAACGAACAACAACTAcagaacaacaagcaaacatgATAATCAGTGGCGTCAAATGGACTCGATTCGATTAACAAGTCCTGGCTAGTAAAGCTTGCTATAAATGTGTTATGAATTCACTCACACTTCTTCTGGACATCTTGCACGCTCACTTGCTTCCTGTCGCCCGACTGTCTGCAATACAAACGGTACAGTCCGCAGTGCTCATAGCAATACAAGTGGTTCCATGACGAACTTTAtggaaatgtgtgtgtgtgtgtgtgtgtgtgtgtgtgtgtgtgtgtgtttatgtgtgtgtgtgtatgtgtgtgtgtgtgtgtgtgtgtgtttatgtgtgtgtgtgtgtgtgtgtgtatatatatatatccataaaaaattcaaaaatatatctCTAGTGATTTGTTGAGACTGCCTCTGAAAATACTTATGCAAAGTTTTAGAATTATCTAGAAGATAGAATGTAAAATGTTCAATgctaaatttctatttaaaatatttaaatttataatttcaacaATTTGCCTATATTGCTGTGTGAAGACTGCCCCAGAAAAAAGTTTTAGAACTATTTGGTCAAAACACTAGAAAAAGATAGAAGTAAAAcctttcaatttcaatttaatttttcaaaataaaaatatagaaattctAAATGTCAAAAATATCTATTAGTCTATGTAGGGTGTACCAGAGGATCACTATACCGAGTTTGAGAGCAAGTCAGTCAGAACTATGGGAGAAGATGATTTGAAATGTTGACGGACGGAGTTTGAGAGCAAGTCAATCAGAACTGTGGGAGAAGATGATTTGAAATGTTGACGGACGGAGTTTGAGAGCAAGTCAATCAGAACTGTGGGAGAAGATGATTTGAAATGTTGACGGACGGAGTTTGAGAGCAAGTCAATCAGAACTGTGGGAGAAGATAGACTTGAAATGTTGACGGACGGAGTTTGAGAGCAAGTCAATCAGAACTGTGGGAGAAGATGATTTGAAATGTTGACGGACGGAGTTTGAGAGCAAGTCAATCAGAACTGTGGGAGAAGATGATTTGAAATGTTGACGGACGGAGTTTGAGAGCAAGTCAATCAGAACTGTGGGAGAAGATGATTTGAAATGTTGACGGACGGAGTTTGAGAGCAAGTCAATCAGAACTGTGGGAGAAGATGATTTGAAATGTTGACGGACGGAATTTGAGAGCAAGTCAATCAGAATTGTGGGAGAAGATGATTTGAAATGAAGACGGACGGAGTTTGAGTGCAAGTCAATCAGAACTATGGGAGAAGATAGACTTGAAATGTTGACGGACGGAGTTTGAGAGCAAGTCAATCAGAACTGTGGGAGAAGATGATTTGAAATGTTGACGGACGGAGTTTGAGTGCAAGTCAATCAGAACTGTGGGAGAAGATGATTTGAAATGTTGACGGACGGAGTTTGAGAGCAAGTCAATCAGAACTGTGGGAGAAGATGATTTGAAATGAAGACGGACGGAGTTTGAGTGCAAGTCAATCAGAACTATGGGAGAAGATAGACTTGAAATGTTGACGGACGGAGTTTGAAAGCAAGTCAATAAAAACTGTGGGAGAAGATGATTTGAAATGTTGACGGACGGAGTTTGAGAGCAAGTCAATCAGAACTGTGGGAGAAGATAGACTTGAAATGTTGACGGACGGAGTTTGAGAGCAAGTCAATCAGAACTGTGGGAGAAGATAGACTTGAAATGTTGACGGACGGAGTTTGAGAGCAAGTCAATCAGAACTGTGGGAGAAGATAGACTTGAAATGTTGACGGACGGAGTTTGAGAGCAAGTCAATCAGAACTGTGGGAGAAGATGATTTGAAATGTTGACGGACGGAGTTTGAGAGCAAGTCAATCAGAACTGTGGGAGAAGATAAGACTTGAAATGTTGACGGACGGAGTTTGAGAGCAAGTCAATCAGAACTGTGGGAGAAGATGATTTGAAATGTTGACGGACGGAGTTTGAGAGCAAGTCAATCAGAACTGTGGGAGAAGATGATTTGAAATGAAGACGGACGGAGTTTGAGTGCAAGTCAATCAGAACTATGGGAGAAGATAGACTTGAAATGTTGACGGACGGAGTTTGAGAGCAAGTCAATCAGAACTGTGGGAGAAGATGATTTGAAATGTTGACGGACGGAGTTTGAGAGCAAGTCAATCAGAACTGTGG encodes the following:
- the LOC121380446 gene encoding uncharacterized protein LOC121380446 produces the protein MGKLKSWFKEKAGKVEEKFKSIINSNKKGGRCDDRQSGDRKQVSVQDVQKKYCMPDDAHKKKLLKIKAFVTALVLPCLADAFGKSAGKLPKEHYRRVRENYTFLLDSIDGKRLAEFFFQTGAFDLDDLEEVNEGKTRRQRAEIFTRKVFHSGEYGYNILMHALIKEGYYDVIEKLEYITFD